Proteins encoded by one window of Mustela erminea isolate mMusErm1 chromosome 5, mMusErm1.Pri, whole genome shotgun sequence:
- the NEIL1 gene encoding endonuclease 8-like 1 isoform X5, producing the protein MLGPTCCHPAFPPYRPSHPLPRMPEGPELHLASLYVNEACKGLVFAGCVEKSPVSRNPEVPFESSAYCISSSARGKELRLTLSPLPGAQPPQEPLALVFRFGMSGSFQLAPRDALPAHAHLRFYTAPPGPPLALCFVDIRRFGHWDLGGEWQPGRGPCVLLEYEQFRENVLRNLADKVFDQPICEALLDQRFFNGIGNYLRAEILYRLRIPPFEKARKVLEELQQRRPSPELTLSQKIRAKLQNPDLLELCHSVPKEVVRLGGKGYGPEHGEEDFAAFRAWLQCYGVPGMSSLRDRRGRTIWFQGDPGPLAPKGGKSRKKKSKGAQQGPEHRLEDPLVPSTAPSRTRGTPRGPPGQSTAQQPEGTSLQQDPEVPPVPGKAKRRRRPATSGGPCQKAL; encoded by the exons ATGCTTGGCCCCACCTGCTGTCATCCTGCCTTCCCCCCCTACAGGCCCAGCCACCCCTTGCCCAGAATGCCCGAGGGCCCCGAGCTGCATCTGGCCAGTCTCTATGTGAACGAGGCGTGCAAGGGACTGGTGTTTGCCGGGTGTGTGGAGAAGTCACCTGTCAGCCGCAACCCCGAGGTGCCGTTTGAGAGCAGCGCGTACTGCATCTCCTCCTCGGCCCGTGGCAAGGAGCTGCGCCTGACTCTGAGCCCCCTGCCTGGGGCCCAGCCCCCACAGGAGCCACTGGCCTTGGTCTTCCGCTTTGGCATGTCTGGCTCCTTCCAGCTGGCGCCCCGGGACGCACTGCCGGCCCATGCCCACCTGCGCTTTTACACAGCTCCCCCTGGCCCCCCACTCGCCCTCTGCTTCGTGGACATCCGCCGCTTTGGCCATTGGGACCTCGGGGGCGAGTGGCAGCCCGGCCGCGGGCCTTGTGTCTTGCTGGAGTATGAGCAGTTCAG GGAGAACGTGTTACGAAACCTAGCGGACAAGGTCTTTGACCAGCCCATCTGCGAGGCCCTCTTGGACCAGAGGTTCTTCAATGGCATTGGCAACTATCTGCGGGCAGAGATCCTGTACCG GCTGAGGATACCCCCTTTTGAGAAGGCCCGTAAGGTTCTAGAGGAGCTGCAGCAGCGCAGGCCG aGCCCGGAGCTGACCCTGAGCCAGAAGATCAGGGCTAAGCTGCAGAACCCAGACCTGCTGGAACTGTGTCACTCCGTGCCCAAGGAAGTGGTCCGGCTGG GGGGCAAAGGATACGGGCCGGAGCACGGGGAGGAGGACTTTGCTGCCTTCCGAGCATGGCTGCAGTGCTATGGCGTGCCTGGCATGAGCTCCCTGCGGGACCGGCGTGGACGGACCATCTGGTTCCAG GGGGATCCTGGACCCCTGGCCCCGAAAG GAGGCAAGTCCCGTAAGAAGAAATCCAAAGGAGCACAGCAGGGGCCTGAGCACAGACTGGAG GACCCTCTCGTTCCAAGCACAGCCCCTTCCAGGACACGTGGGACACCCAGAGGCCCTCCTGGTCAAAGTACAGCCCAGCAGCCAGAGGGGACCAGCCTCCAGCAGGACCCAGAGGTCCCGCCAGTCCCTGGGAAggcaaaaaggagaaggagaccAGCAACCTCAGGTGGGCCTTGCCAGAAGGCTCTGTAA
- the NEIL1 gene encoding endonuclease 8-like 1 isoform X1, giving the protein MLGPTCCHPAFPPYRPSHPLPRMPEGPELHLASLYVNEACKGLVFAGCVEKSPVSRNPEVPFESSAYCISSSARGKELRLTLSPLPGAQPPQEPLALVFRFGMSGSFQLAPRDALPAHAHLRFYTAPPGPPLALCFVDIRRFGHWDLGGEWQPGRGPCVLLEYEQFRENVLRNLADKVFDQPICEALLDQRFFNGIGNYLRAEILYRLRIPPFEKARKVLEELQQRRPSPELTLSQKIRAKLQNPDLLELCHSVPKEVVRLGGKGYGPEHGEEDFAAFRAWLQCYGVPGMSSLRDRRGRTIWFQGDPGPLAPKGGKSRKKKSKGAQQGPEHRLEDPLVPSTAPSRTRGTPRGPPGQSTAQQPEGTSLQQDPEVPPVPGKAKRRRRPATSEGLGSPTWDKLLPDLGNRRATQARPTEPLHPSSRPWLLEDCLPLQVQPLGGGVETRAPGSRGPPQFLATRIPSTAIRPCFLLLLF; this is encoded by the exons ATGCTTGGCCCCACCTGCTGTCATCCTGCCTTCCCCCCCTACAGGCCCAGCCACCCCTTGCCCAGAATGCCCGAGGGCCCCGAGCTGCATCTGGCCAGTCTCTATGTGAACGAGGCGTGCAAGGGACTGGTGTTTGCCGGGTGTGTGGAGAAGTCACCTGTCAGCCGCAACCCCGAGGTGCCGTTTGAGAGCAGCGCGTACTGCATCTCCTCCTCGGCCCGTGGCAAGGAGCTGCGCCTGACTCTGAGCCCCCTGCCTGGGGCCCAGCCCCCACAGGAGCCACTGGCCTTGGTCTTCCGCTTTGGCATGTCTGGCTCCTTCCAGCTGGCGCCCCGGGACGCACTGCCGGCCCATGCCCACCTGCGCTTTTACACAGCTCCCCCTGGCCCCCCACTCGCCCTCTGCTTCGTGGACATCCGCCGCTTTGGCCATTGGGACCTCGGGGGCGAGTGGCAGCCCGGCCGCGGGCCTTGTGTCTTGCTGGAGTATGAGCAGTTCAG GGAGAACGTGTTACGAAACCTAGCGGACAAGGTCTTTGACCAGCCCATCTGCGAGGCCCTCTTGGACCAGAGGTTCTTCAATGGCATTGGCAACTATCTGCGGGCAGAGATCCTGTACCG GCTGAGGATACCCCCTTTTGAGAAGGCCCGTAAGGTTCTAGAGGAGCTGCAGCAGCGCAGGCCG aGCCCGGAGCTGACCCTGAGCCAGAAGATCAGGGCTAAGCTGCAGAACCCAGACCTGCTGGAACTGTGTCACTCCGTGCCCAAGGAAGTGGTCCGGCTGG GGGGCAAAGGATACGGGCCGGAGCACGGGGAGGAGGACTTTGCTGCCTTCCGAGCATGGCTGCAGTGCTATGGCGTGCCTGGCATGAGCTCCCTGCGGGACCGGCGTGGACGGACCATCTGGTTCCAG GGGGATCCTGGACCCCTGGCCCCGAAAG GAGGCAAGTCCCGTAAGAAGAAATCCAAAGGAGCACAGCAGGGGCCTGAGCACAGACTGGAG GACCCTCTCGTTCCAAGCACAGCCCCTTCCAGGACACGTGGGACACCCAGAGGCCCTCCTGGTCAAAGTACAGCCCAGCAGCCAGAGGGGACCAGCCTCCAGCAGGACCCAGAGGTCCCGCCAGTCCCTGGGAAggcaaaaaggagaaggagaccAGCAACCTCAG AAGGTCTGGGAAGCCCAACTTGGGACAAGCTGTTGCCTGACCTTGGAAACaggagagccacccaggcaaggcCGACTGAGCCCCTCCACCCGTCTTCCAGGCCCTGGCTCTTAGAGGACTGCCTGCCTCTGCAGGTACAGCCGCTTGGAGGTGGTGTAGAGACCCGGGCCCCAGGCAGCAGGGGGCCCCCCCAGTTCCTCGCGACCAGAATTCCCAGCACTGCCATTCGCCCATGCTTCCTCTTGCTCCTCTTCTAG
- the NEIL1 gene encoding endonuclease 8-like 1 isoform X4 codes for MLGPTCCHPAFPPYRPSHPLPRMPEGPELHLASLYVNEACKGLVFAGCVEKSPVSRNPEVPFESSAYCISSSARGKELRLTLSPLPGAQPPQEPLALVFRFGMSGSFQLAPRDALPAHAHLRFYTAPPGPPLALCFVDIRRFGHWDLGGEWQPGRGPCVLLEYEQFRENVLRNLADKVFDQPICEALLDQRFFNGIGNYLRAEILYRLRIPPFEKARKVLEELQQRRPSPELTLSQKIRAKLQNPDLLELCHSVPKEVVRLGGKGYGPEHGEEDFAAFRAWLQCYGVPGMSSLRDRRGRTIWFQGDPGPLAPKGGKSRKKKSKGAQQGPEHRLEDPLVPSTAPSRTRGTPRGPPGQSTAQQPEGTSLQQDPEVPPVPGKAKRRRRPATSGHRRPRRIKADTPSLDNEGTAAS; via the exons ATGCTTGGCCCCACCTGCTGTCATCCTGCCTTCCCCCCCTACAGGCCCAGCCACCCCTTGCCCAGAATGCCCGAGGGCCCCGAGCTGCATCTGGCCAGTCTCTATGTGAACGAGGCGTGCAAGGGACTGGTGTTTGCCGGGTGTGTGGAGAAGTCACCTGTCAGCCGCAACCCCGAGGTGCCGTTTGAGAGCAGCGCGTACTGCATCTCCTCCTCGGCCCGTGGCAAGGAGCTGCGCCTGACTCTGAGCCCCCTGCCTGGGGCCCAGCCCCCACAGGAGCCACTGGCCTTGGTCTTCCGCTTTGGCATGTCTGGCTCCTTCCAGCTGGCGCCCCGGGACGCACTGCCGGCCCATGCCCACCTGCGCTTTTACACAGCTCCCCCTGGCCCCCCACTCGCCCTCTGCTTCGTGGACATCCGCCGCTTTGGCCATTGGGACCTCGGGGGCGAGTGGCAGCCCGGCCGCGGGCCTTGTGTCTTGCTGGAGTATGAGCAGTTCAG GGAGAACGTGTTACGAAACCTAGCGGACAAGGTCTTTGACCAGCCCATCTGCGAGGCCCTCTTGGACCAGAGGTTCTTCAATGGCATTGGCAACTATCTGCGGGCAGAGATCCTGTACCG GCTGAGGATACCCCCTTTTGAGAAGGCCCGTAAGGTTCTAGAGGAGCTGCAGCAGCGCAGGCCG aGCCCGGAGCTGACCCTGAGCCAGAAGATCAGGGCTAAGCTGCAGAACCCAGACCTGCTGGAACTGTGTCACTCCGTGCCCAAGGAAGTGGTCCGGCTGG GGGGCAAAGGATACGGGCCGGAGCACGGGGAGGAGGACTTTGCTGCCTTCCGAGCATGGCTGCAGTGCTATGGCGTGCCTGGCATGAGCTCCCTGCGGGACCGGCGTGGACGGACCATCTGGTTCCAG GGGGATCCTGGACCCCTGGCCCCGAAAG GAGGCAAGTCCCGTAAGAAGAAATCCAAAGGAGCACAGCAGGGGCCTGAGCACAGACTGGAG GACCCTCTCGTTCCAAGCACAGCCCCTTCCAGGACACGTGGGACACCCAGAGGCCCTCCTGGTCAAAGTACAGCCCAGCAGCCAGAGGGGACCAGCCTCCAGCAGGACCCAGAGGTCCCGCCAGTCCCTGGGAAggcaaaaaggagaaggagaccAGCAACCTCAG GCCACCGCAGACCCCGAAGGATCAAAGCTGACACCCCATCCTTGGATAATGAGGGGACGGCAGCCTCTTAG
- the NEIL1 gene encoding endonuclease 8-like 1 isoform X3 yields MPEGPELHLASLYVNEACKGLVFAGCVEKSPVSRNPEVPFESSAYCISSSARGKELRLTLSPLPGAQPPQEPLALVFRFGMSGSFQLAPRDALPAHAHLRFYTAPPGPPLALCFVDIRRFGHWDLGGEWQPGRGPCVLLEYEQFRENVLRNLADKVFDQPICEALLDQRFFNGIGNYLRAEILYRLRIPPFEKARKVLEELQQRRPSPELTLSQKIRAKLQNPDLLELCHSVPKEVVRLGGKGYGPEHGEEDFAAFRAWLQCYGVPGMSSLRDRRGRTIWFQGDPGPLAPKGGKSRKKKSKGAQQGPEHRLEDPLVPSTAPSRTRGTPRGPPGQSTAQQPEGTSLQQDPEVPPVPGKAKRRRRPATSEGLGSPTWDKLLPDLGNRRATQARPTEPLHPSSRPWLLEDCLPLQVQPLGGGVETRAPGSRGPPQFLATRIPSTAIRPCFLLLLF; encoded by the exons ATGCCCGAGGGCCCCGAGCTGCATCTGGCCAGTCTCTATGTGAACGAGGCGTGCAAGGGACTGGTGTTTGCCGGGTGTGTGGAGAAGTCACCTGTCAGCCGCAACCCCGAGGTGCCGTTTGAGAGCAGCGCGTACTGCATCTCCTCCTCGGCCCGTGGCAAGGAGCTGCGCCTGACTCTGAGCCCCCTGCCTGGGGCCCAGCCCCCACAGGAGCCACTGGCCTTGGTCTTCCGCTTTGGCATGTCTGGCTCCTTCCAGCTGGCGCCCCGGGACGCACTGCCGGCCCATGCCCACCTGCGCTTTTACACAGCTCCCCCTGGCCCCCCACTCGCCCTCTGCTTCGTGGACATCCGCCGCTTTGGCCATTGGGACCTCGGGGGCGAGTGGCAGCCCGGCCGCGGGCCTTGTGTCTTGCTGGAGTATGAGCAGTTCAG GGAGAACGTGTTACGAAACCTAGCGGACAAGGTCTTTGACCAGCCCATCTGCGAGGCCCTCTTGGACCAGAGGTTCTTCAATGGCATTGGCAACTATCTGCGGGCAGAGATCCTGTACCG GCTGAGGATACCCCCTTTTGAGAAGGCCCGTAAGGTTCTAGAGGAGCTGCAGCAGCGCAGGCCG aGCCCGGAGCTGACCCTGAGCCAGAAGATCAGGGCTAAGCTGCAGAACCCAGACCTGCTGGAACTGTGTCACTCCGTGCCCAAGGAAGTGGTCCGGCTGG GGGGCAAAGGATACGGGCCGGAGCACGGGGAGGAGGACTTTGCTGCCTTCCGAGCATGGCTGCAGTGCTATGGCGTGCCTGGCATGAGCTCCCTGCGGGACCGGCGTGGACGGACCATCTGGTTCCAG GGGGATCCTGGACCCCTGGCCCCGAAAG GAGGCAAGTCCCGTAAGAAGAAATCCAAAGGAGCACAGCAGGGGCCTGAGCACAGACTGGAG GACCCTCTCGTTCCAAGCACAGCCCCTTCCAGGACACGTGGGACACCCAGAGGCCCTCCTGGTCAAAGTACAGCCCAGCAGCCAGAGGGGACCAGCCTCCAGCAGGACCCAGAGGTCCCGCCAGTCCCTGGGAAggcaaaaaggagaaggagaccAGCAACCTCAG AAGGTCTGGGAAGCCCAACTTGGGACAAGCTGTTGCCTGACCTTGGAAACaggagagccacccaggcaaggcCGACTGAGCCCCTCCACCCGTCTTCCAGGCCCTGGCTCTTAGAGGACTGCCTGCCTCTGCAGGTACAGCCGCTTGGAGGTGGTGTAGAGACCCGGGCCCCAGGCAGCAGGGGGCCCCCCCAGTTCCTCGCGACCAGAATTCCCAGCACTGCCATTCGCCCATGCTTCCTCTTGCTCCTCTTCTAG
- the NEIL1 gene encoding endonuclease 8-like 1 isoform X2 has protein sequence MLGPTCCHPAFPPYRPSHPLPRMPEGPELHLASLYVNEACKGLVFAGCVEKSPVSRNPEVPFESSAYCISSSARGKELRLTLSPLPGAQPPQEPLALVFRFGMSGSFQLAPRDALPAHAHLRFYTAPPGPPLALCFVDIRRFGHWDLGGEWQPGRGPCVLLEYEQFRENVLRNLADKVFDQPICEALLDQRFFNGIGNYLRAEILYRLRIPPFEKARKVLEELQQRRPSPELTLSQKIRAKLQNPDLLELCHSVPKEVVRLGGKGYGPEHGEEDFAAFRAWLQCYGVPGMSSLRDRRGRTIWFQGDPGPLAPKGGKSRKKKSKGAQQGPEHRLEDPLVPSTAPSRTRGTPRGPPGQSTAQQPEGTSLQQDPEVPPVPGKAKRRRRPATSGLGSPTWDKLLPDLGNRRATQARPTEPLHPSSRPWLLEDCLPLQVQPLGGGVETRAPGSRGPPQFLATRIPSTAIRPCFLLLLF, from the exons ATGCTTGGCCCCACCTGCTGTCATCCTGCCTTCCCCCCCTACAGGCCCAGCCACCCCTTGCCCAGAATGCCCGAGGGCCCCGAGCTGCATCTGGCCAGTCTCTATGTGAACGAGGCGTGCAAGGGACTGGTGTTTGCCGGGTGTGTGGAGAAGTCACCTGTCAGCCGCAACCCCGAGGTGCCGTTTGAGAGCAGCGCGTACTGCATCTCCTCCTCGGCCCGTGGCAAGGAGCTGCGCCTGACTCTGAGCCCCCTGCCTGGGGCCCAGCCCCCACAGGAGCCACTGGCCTTGGTCTTCCGCTTTGGCATGTCTGGCTCCTTCCAGCTGGCGCCCCGGGACGCACTGCCGGCCCATGCCCACCTGCGCTTTTACACAGCTCCCCCTGGCCCCCCACTCGCCCTCTGCTTCGTGGACATCCGCCGCTTTGGCCATTGGGACCTCGGGGGCGAGTGGCAGCCCGGCCGCGGGCCTTGTGTCTTGCTGGAGTATGAGCAGTTCAG GGAGAACGTGTTACGAAACCTAGCGGACAAGGTCTTTGACCAGCCCATCTGCGAGGCCCTCTTGGACCAGAGGTTCTTCAATGGCATTGGCAACTATCTGCGGGCAGAGATCCTGTACCG GCTGAGGATACCCCCTTTTGAGAAGGCCCGTAAGGTTCTAGAGGAGCTGCAGCAGCGCAGGCCG aGCCCGGAGCTGACCCTGAGCCAGAAGATCAGGGCTAAGCTGCAGAACCCAGACCTGCTGGAACTGTGTCACTCCGTGCCCAAGGAAGTGGTCCGGCTGG GGGGCAAAGGATACGGGCCGGAGCACGGGGAGGAGGACTTTGCTGCCTTCCGAGCATGGCTGCAGTGCTATGGCGTGCCTGGCATGAGCTCCCTGCGGGACCGGCGTGGACGGACCATCTGGTTCCAG GGGGATCCTGGACCCCTGGCCCCGAAAG GAGGCAAGTCCCGTAAGAAGAAATCCAAAGGAGCACAGCAGGGGCCTGAGCACAGACTGGAG GACCCTCTCGTTCCAAGCACAGCCCCTTCCAGGACACGTGGGACACCCAGAGGCCCTCCTGGTCAAAGTACAGCCCAGCAGCCAGAGGGGACCAGCCTCCAGCAGGACCCAGAGGTCCCGCCAGTCCCTGGGAAggcaaaaaggagaaggagaccAGCAACCTCAG GTCTGGGAAGCCCAACTTGGGACAAGCTGTTGCCTGACCTTGGAAACaggagagccacccaggcaaggcCGACTGAGCCCCTCCACCCGTCTTCCAGGCCCTGGCTCTTAGAGGACTGCCTGCCTCTGCAGGTACAGCCGCTTGGAGGTGGTGTAGAGACCCGGGCCCCAGGCAGCAGGGGGCCCCCCCAGTTCCTCGCGACCAGAATTCCCAGCACTGCCATTCGCCCATGCTTCCTCTTGCTCCTCTTCTAG